Proteins encoded in a region of the Tripterygium wilfordii isolate XIE 37 chromosome 21, ASM1340144v1, whole genome shotgun sequence genome:
- the LOC119988628 gene encoding probable L-type lectin-domain containing receptor kinase S.7, with protein MHQRKHLVFSSVFFAFLLQVLLVSAFNNVTFDFPYFFDLRNLTLLGDSHLRNGVIGLTRELGVPSSSAGSVIYNNPVSFFDKESNTTASFATRFSFSINNMNPTSFGDGFVFFISPDNQTLGSFGGYLGLVNSSHLIKNKFVAIEFDTRLDTRFNDPDENHVGLDIDSLNSIRTADPTSIGIDLKSGNLITAWVDYKHDSRVLRVFLSYSSFKPEQPILSVDIDLSGYLGESMYVGFSGSTEGSTELHWIESWKFGTIGFLPVKPRSHPHNVSDSSVNLMPNIPVSNSTNRHRKRLGLGLGIAGPAFFCVFLVAFGYFSAKKWQSSRTEKNIKAEMVTGPRAFNYKELNIATKGFHPSRILGSGAFGNVYKAFFNSSGTIAAVKRSKHSHEGKTEFLAELSIIACLRHKNLVQVQGWCVEKGELLLVYEFMPNGSLDKVLYQECETGTSLNWSQRLNIAIGLASALSYLHQECEQQVIHRDIKTSNIMLDGNFNARLGDFGLARLMDHDKSPVSTLTAGTMGYLAPEYLQYGKATEMTDVFSYGVVMLELACGRRPIEREPGSQIMVNLVDWVWGLHGEGRIIEASDKRLNGEFKEEEMGKLLLVGLSCANPDSMERPTMRRVFQILNGEAEPMAVPKTKPTLTFSSGLSLTVEDIVSDCE; from the coding sequence ATGCATCAAAGAAAGCATCTTGTTTTCTCCTCCGTCTTCTTTGCCTTTCTTCTTCAAGTTCTTCTTGTATCGGCTTTTAACAATGTGACCTTTGATTTCCCTTATTTCTTCGATCTCCGCAACCTCACACTTCTTGGCGACTCCCACCTCCGCAATGGAGTCATTGGCCTCACAAGAGAGCTTGGTGTACCTTCCTCCAGTGCAGGCTCTGTAATCTACAACAACCCAGTTTCTTTCTTTGACAAAGAATCGAACACCACGGCTTCATTCGCTACAAGGTTCAGTTTCTCAATCAACAATATGAATCCAACCTCTTTTGGTGATGGGTTTGTGTTTTTCATCTCACCTGATAATCAGACACTTGGTAGCTTTGGTGGTTATTTGGGTCTTGTCAATTCTTCACACTTGATCAAGAACAAGTTTGTGGCAATTGAATTTGATACAAGACTTGATACTCGATTCAATGACCCAGATGAGAACCATGTTGGTTTGGATATTGATAGTTTGAATTCAATCAGGACTGCAGATCCAACCTCGATAGGGATTGATCTAAAGAGTGGGAATTTGATCACTGCTTGGGTTGATTACAAGCATGACTCGAGGGTCTTGAGGGTGTTCTTGAGTTATTCAAGTTTCAAGCCTGAACAGCCGATTTTGAGTGTTGATATTGACCTCTCTGGTTACCTTGGAGAGTCTATGTATGTGGGTTTTTCTGGTTCAACAGAAGGTAGCACTGAGCTTCACTGGATTGAGAGTTGGAAGTTTGGGACTATTGGGTTCCTTCCGGTGAAACCAAGATCTCATCCTCACAATGTGTCTGATAGTTCAGTGAATCTGATGCCAAATATTCCGGTATCCAATTCTACCAATAGACATCGCAAGAGGCTTGGTTTGGGTCTTGGCATTGCAGGTCCAGCTTTCTTTTGTGTGTTTCTTGTGGCTTTTGGTTACTTTTCTGCAAAGAAATGGCAGAGTAGCAGAACAGAAAAGAATATCAAGGCGGAGATGGTAACGGGGCCTCGGGCATTCAACTACAAGGAGCTAAACATAGCTACAAAAGGGTTTCATCCAAGCAGAATTCTAGGCAGTGGTGCATTTGGGAATGTCTACAAGGCCTTCTTTAACTCTTCAGGCACCATTGCTGCAGTGAAAAGATCAAAGCATTCACATGAAGGTAAAACTGAGTTTCTTGCTGAATTGTCTATTATAGCTTGCTTAAGGCACAAAAATCTGGTTCAGGTTCAAGGTTGGTGTGTTGAGAAGGGTGAATTGTTGCTTGTTTATGAGTTTATGCCTAACGGGAGTCTCGATAAGGTGCTATACCAAGAATGTGAGACTGGAACCTCCCTAAACTGGTCTCAACGGCTAAACATTGCAATCGGATTGGCTTCTGCACTTTCATATTTGCATCAGGAATGTGAACAACAAGTCATTCACAGAGACATAAAGACCAGTAATATAATGCTGGATGGGAACTTCAATGCTAGGCTAGGTgattttggattggctaggCTCATGGATCATGACAAGAGTCCCGTTTCGACACTCACTGCTGGAACAATGGGATACCTTGCTCCTGAGTATCTTCAGTACGGTAAAGCCACCGAGATGACTGATGTGTTTAGCTATGGAGTGGTAATGCTTGAACTGGCCTGTGGAAGGAGACCAATTGAGAGAGAACCCGGTAGTCAAATAATGGTAAATTTGGTGGATTGGGTTTGGGGTTTACATGGTGAGGGAAGGATCATCGAAGCTTCCGACAAAAGATTGAATGGAGAGTTCAAGGAGGAAGAAATGGGGAAGCTGTTGCTAGTGGGTTTGAGCTGTGCAAACCCAGATAGCATGGAGAGACCTACAATGAGGAGAGTCTTTCAGATCCTTAATGGTGAAGCAGAACCAATGGCCGTGCCGAAGACGAAACCAACTCTCACTTTCTCTTCTGGCTTGTCTTTGACCGTTGAGGACATTGTTTCAGATTGTGAGTGA